The Gigantopelta aegis isolate Gae_Host unplaced genomic scaffold, Gae_host_genome ctg2863_pilon_pilon, whole genome shotgun sequence genome includes a region encoding these proteins:
- the LOC121391703 gene encoding LOW QUALITY PROTEIN: activating signal cointegrator 1 complex subunit 3-like (The sequence of the model RefSeq protein was modified relative to this genomic sequence to represent the inferred CDS: inserted 3 bases in 3 codons; deleted 3 bases in 3 codons; substituted 1 base at 1 genomic stop codon) produces MADDPPRLTKSLRLFNDVFQSDIDEEALLAHKKRTLPQDKKTWSNISDETSQEIAENNSVAEIVEFGSKIFFKYNSNFLEKTDAFTSARDSLSSDEEEVKSKHDIISKTLLTGLTESHDRQVTSHVAKPKKEIELEEAACRPVLTSNVRSSSDSTQQYPNVYDTLAKAQLSSAFISGKQVGLPENATRKNTDYFEEICVPHSSTAPPNVADKVLVKELDEIVKMAFQGIKSLNTIQSAVFDTAFYTNENLLISAPTGAGKTNIALLTILREISNNIEAGVIKTSEFKVIYVAPMKALAAEMVRNFSYRLAPLGITVRELTGDIQLTKQEIHTSQMIVTTPEKWDVVTRKATGDVALSQLVRLLIIDEVHLLHEDRGAVIECLVARTLRQVESSQKLIRIVGLSATLPNYVDVARFLRVNPYKGLFYFDGRFRPVPLSQTFIGVKTPNILHQLRDMDRICYNKVLNNIRSGYQVMVFVHARNATVRTAIALKEMAASKGEGTQIYDAKKGSFVDLGILDVLQIFGRAGRPQFDTFGEGTIITAHDKLSHYISLLTRQQPIESQLLGSLADCLNAEISLGTVSNIEEATQWLTYTYLHIRIHRNSLAYGINYHDKELDPTLENYQRGIIVNAAKSLDKARMIRYVERTGSLSSTDVGRIASNFYIKHATIETFNGLFKSQMTEGDIVAMVAQSHEFEQIKVRDDELSELDSHLKGDCYLPVKGGVENTHGKVNILLQTYISRGNVESFSLVSDLAYTSQNSSRIMRGLFEIALKKGGXAISYKLLTFSKSIDLQQWSFEHPLKQFKHLSFEILEKLEMRKITLQSMKDMEADDIGMMSYHLTIIXSLYTEKVKRLVEAFPALSLDATIQPXTRTVLRVRLTVTPDFKWDTRIHGNSCEPWWVWVEDAENEHIYHSEYFLLQQKQVLKKESQDLIFTIPIFEPLPPQYLIRMISDRWLEAEAVIAISFKHLILPELHPPHTKLLDLHPLPISALKRPQYEVLFKFPYFNPIQTQLFHTLYHTDTNVLLGAPTGSGKTIAAELAMFRVFEHYPRGKCIYIAPLKALVRERIDDWTVRFERKLGRRVIELTGDTAPDIRSIEKADVIVTTPEKWDGISRSWQNRAYVQAMRLLVIDEIHLLGDERGPVLEVIVSRTNFISSHTNNAVRIIGLSTALANAGDLGAWLGIGSGGLFNFHPAVRPVQLEVHINGFPGKHYCPRMATMKKPAYAAIKTHSPNKPVLIFVSSRRQTRLTAFDLVSYVATEYNSKEWLHMDEKELDPLLTRIQDTNLRFSLSFGIGLHHAGLHEKDRKIVEELFVNQKIQILIATATLAWGVNFPAHLVIVKGTEYYDGKTCRYVDYPITDVLQMMGRAGRPQYDDFGVAVIFVQDIKKXFYKKFLYEPFPVESNLLAVLSDHLNAEIVAGTITSKQDALDYVTWTYFFRRLLRNPSYYQLEDASGNHVNKFLTNTVDHALQELNESYCINLEEDDRTIRPEVLGCIASYYYLHHKTIKLFHEKLNQNSKLEEILVLVSESSEYDELPVRHNEDKLNSTLATHLRLPVDPQSYSNPHTKTFLLFQAHFSHVSLPIADYITDTKSILDQALRILQALVDISANEGWLQCTFHLIVIFMLQDFLRLKMKDGG; encoded by the exons ATGGCAGACGATCCACCTCGACTTACTAAGTCATTAAGACTGTTTAATGATGTATTTCAATCAGATATTGATGAAGAGGCATTGCTAGCTCATAAAAAGAGAACTTTACCTCAAGACAAAAAGACGTGGTCTAACATATCAGATG AAACAAGTCAAGAAATTGCAGAAAATAATTCTGTAGCAGAAATTGTAGAGTTTGGCAGTAaaattttcttcaaatataATTCTAACTTTCTTGAAAAGACTGATGCTTTCACTTCAGCTCGTGATTCTCTCTCTTCTGATGAAGAAGAAGTCAAGTCAAAACATGACATTATCAGTAAAACGCTTCTTACTGGATTAACTGAATCACATGATCGTCAAGTGACTAGTCATGTGGCTAAACCAAAGAA AGAAATAGAATTAGAAGAGGCAGCATGTCGTCCAGTATTGACCTCCAATGTTCGCTCATCTAGTGATTCCACTCAACAATATCCTAATGTCTATGACACTTTGGCTAAAGCTCAACTTTCATCAGCTTTCATTTCAGGAAAAcag gTAGGTTTGCCAGAAAATGCCACAAGAAAGAACACAGACTATTTTGAAGAGATATGTGTCCCTCACTCAAGCACAGCTCCACCTAATGTTGCTGATAAAGTACTTGTTAAAGAACTTGATGAAATTGTCAAA atGGCATTTCAAGGGATTAAGTCATTAAACACAATTCAGTCAGCTGTATTTGACACTGCC TTTTATACCAATGAAAACCTCTTAATATCTGCACCAACTGGAGCTGGT AAAACTAATATAGCATTACTAACTATTTTAAGAGAAATCTCCAATAATATTGAGGCTGGAGTCATTAAAACGTCTGAGTTTAAG GTCATATATGTTGCTCCTATGAAAGCGTTAGCTGCTGAAATGGTACGTAATTTTAGTTATAGATTAGCTCCACTCGGTATTACTGTAAGAGAATTAACTGGAGATATACAATTAACAAAGCAGGAAATACACACTTCTCAG ATGATAGTTACCACACCTGAAAAATGGGATGTTGTGACAAGAAAAGCAACTGGTGATGTTGCTCTCTCTCAATTAGTTCGTCTCTTAATTATTGATGAAGTTCATTTACTTCATGAAGATAGAGGGGCAGTTATTGAGTGTCTTGTAGCTCGCACATTACGCCAG GTGGAGTCTAGTCAAAAATTAATTCGTATTGTTGGCTTGTCAGCTACTTTACCAAATTATGTTGATGTTGCTCGTTTTCTACGTGTTAATCCTTATAAGGGACTCTTCTATTTTGATGGGAGATTTCGTCCTGTCCCTTTATCACAGACTTTTATTGGAGTTAAAACTCCCAATATTCTACATCAATTACGTGATATGGATCgaatatgttataataaagtATTAAACAATATACGTAGTGGATATCAG GTAATGGTTTTTGTACATGCTCGTAATGCTACTGTAAGAACTGCTATTGCTCTGAAAGAAATGGCAGCTTCTAAAGGAGAAG gaACTCAAATCTATGATGCTAAAAAAGGCTCCTTTGTTGATTTGGGTATATTAGATGTCCTTCAAATATTTGGTCGTGCTGGTCGTCCTCAATTTGATACATTTGGGGAGGGAACTATCATAACAGCACATGACAAACTGtcacattatatatcattgttaACACGACAACAACCAATAGAAAGTCAACTTTTAGGAAGTTTAGCAGATTGCTTGAATGCTGAG ATCTCATTAGGGACTGTTTCTAATATTGAGGAGGCTACCCAATGGCTGACATATACTTATCTTCATATCAGAATACATCGAAATTCATTAGCTTATGGTATTAACTACCATGACAAAGAA TTGGATCCAACTCTTGAAAATTATCAAAGAGGGATTATTGTCAATGCGGCCAAAAGTCTTGATAAGGCAAGAATGATTCGTTATGTTGAGAGAACTGGATCTTTAAGCTCAACTGATGTTGGTAGAATAGCTTCTAACTTTTATATAAAGCATGCTACCATTGAG ACTttcaatggtttatttaaatcTCAAATGACAGAGGGTGATATCGTTGCCATGGTAGCACAATCACATGAATTTGAGCAGATTAAAGTACGTGACGATGAGTTATCCGAACTTGACTCGCATCTTAAAGGAGACTGTTATTTACCAGTAAAAGGAGGTGTTGAAAATACTCATGGCAAAGTCAATATTTTACTTCAAACATATATTTCTCGAGGCAATGTTGAAAGTTTCTCTCTTGTGTCAGATTTAGCTTACACTTCACAAAATTCAAGTCGTATAATGAGAGGATTATTTGAAATAGCTCTTAAGAAAGGTG CTGCAATATCATATAAGTTACTGACATTTAGTAAGAGTATTGATCTTCAACAATGGAGCTTTGAACATCCATTGAAACAGTTCAAACATCTCTCGTTTGAAATTTTAGAGAAATTAGAAATGAGAAAGATAACATTGCAAAGTATGAAGGATATGGAAGCAGATGATATAGGTATGATGTCATATCACTTGACAATCATATGATCTTTATATACAG AGAAAGTCAAGAGGTTGGTAGAGGCATTTCCTGCATTGTCACTAGACGCAACTATTCAAC TAACACGCACTGTTCTCAGAGTACGTCTAACTGTGACACCTGATTTC AAATGGGACACCCGTATCCATGGCAACAGCTGTGAACCATGGTGGGTGTGGGTTGAAGATGCTGAAAATGAACATATTTATCACTCGGAATATTTCCtgttacaacaaaaacaagtacTTAAAAAAGAGTCACAAGATTTGATCTTCACTATACCAATTTTTGAGCCACTCCCACCTCAATATCTCATTAGAATGATCTCAGATCGTTGGCTTGAAGCTGAGGCAGTCATTGCTATCTCATTTAAGCATCTTATCTTGCCAGAGCTCCACCCACCTCACACCAAACTCCTAGATCTCCACCCTCTTCCTATATCAGCTCTAAAGAGACCACAATACGAAGTCCTCTTCAAGTTCCCATATTTTAACCCCATACAAACTCAATTATTTCATACTCTTTATCACACAGATACCAATGTTCTATTGGGAGCTCCTACAG GTAGTGGTAAAACAATAGCTGCTGAATTGGCAATGTTCCGTGTTTTTGAGCACTACCCTCGTgggaaatgtatttatattgctCCATTAAAAGCATTAGTTAGAGAAAGAATTGATGATTGGACTGTGAGATTTGAACGGAAATTAGGACGACG TGTTATTGAATTAACTGGTGATACAGCTCCTGATATACGTAGTATAGAAAAAGCTGATGTCATAGTAACTACTCCTGAGAAATGGGACGGTATTAGTCGAAGTTGGCAAAATAGAGCTTATGTACAA GCAATGAGGTTACTTGTTATTGATGAGATTCATTTATTGGGTGACGAACGAGGACCTGTTCTCGAAGTGATTGTCTCACGAACTAATTTTATCAGCTCACATACAAACAATGCTGTAAGAATTATAGGATTGTCAACAGCACTGGCTAATGCTGGTGATTTAGGGGCGTGGCTTGGTATAGGATCTGGTGGACTGTTCAATTTCCATCCTGCTGTACGTCCTGTCCAATTAGAAGTTCATATTAATGGATTCCCTGGTAAACATTATTGTCCTCGTATGGCAACTATGAAAAAACCAGCTTATGCTGCTATAAAGACACATTCTCCTAATAAACCTGTTTTGATTTTTGTGTCATCTCGTCGTCAAACTCGTTTAACAGCTTTTGACCTTGTGTCATATGTTGCAACGGAATATAATTCTAAAGAGTGGCTTCATATGGATGAAAAAGAA TTGGATCCTCTCCTCACTCGTATTCAAGATACTAACCTCAGGTTCTCTCTATCATTTGGTATTGGTCTCCATCATGCAGGACTTCATGAGAAAGACAGAAAAATCGTTGAAGAACTCTTTGTAAATCAGAAAATCCAA ATCCTCATAGCAACGGCTACATTAGCTTGGGGAGTTAATTTCCCCGCCCACCTTGTTATTGTTAAAGGAACAGAGTATTATGATGGCAAAACTTGTCGCTATGTTGATTATCCTATCACCGATGTCCTTCAAATGATGGGTCGTGCAGGAAG ACCTCAGTATGATGACTTTGGGGTGGCTGTCATATTTGTACAAGATATTAAGA GATTTTACAAGAAGTTTCTTTATGAGCCTTTTCCTGTTGAAAGCAA TCTTTTAGCTGTGCTTTCTGATCATTTAAATGCTGAGATTGTTGCTGGAACAATTACTTCTAAACAAGACGCATTAGATTATGTGACATGGACTTATTTTTTTAGAAGATTACTGAGAAACCCCAG ttattatcaattaGAAGACGCCAGTGGAAATCATGTTAATAAATTTCTCACCAATACAGTTGACCACGCCCTTCAAGAACTTAACGAGTCTTACTGTATTAATCTAGAAGAG GATGATCGTACTATTAGACCTGAAGTATTAGGATGTATtgcttcatattattatttacatcataaaacaataaaattatttcatgagaaGCTTAATCAAAACAGCAAATTAGAGGAGATATTAGTATTAGTCAGT GAGTCATCTGAGTATGATGAATTACCAGTACGTCATAATGAAGACAAGTTAAACAG TACCTTAGCAACTCATCTCCGACTACCAGTAGATCCTCAAAGTTATAGCAACCCTCATACTAAAACATTCCTGTTATTTCAAGCTCACTTTTCTCACGTCTCCTTACCAATTGCTGATTATATCACTGATACTAAATCAATCTTAGATCAAGCTCTTAGAATACTTCAG GCTTTGGTTGATATATCAGCCAATGAGGGTTGGTTACAATGTACttt
- the LOC121391705 gene encoding LOW QUALITY PROTEIN: chromatin assembly factor 1 subunit B-like (The sequence of the model RefSeq protein was modified relative to this genomic sequence to represent the inferred CDS: deleted 3 bases in 2 codons): MATKKIRRETRINRIREQRQKELAETAKTIDSKIAQTAYKEGHLEDIYDLCWSNSTHLISGSVDNTAIVWNVSTGDKLAILKESHHYIQGVAWDPSDGCLATLGTDRTLRIYRTTKDKFKCVHSIDKFNDLEGLKSTRMFHDETFSSFFRRLTFSPDGNILVAPGGKVEFTDQTINVTWIFSKSSFPNLPYRMIFAVVTLNKVLLYDTYQPHPLGYIADIHYTSLTDATWSKDGLLLAISSSDGYCTIIGFDENELGTPLVEEKHPQSSPVLNIVQSPSCEDTPTSHQTPTVTPSRRITPIPVDKPITSLSTPPHIKEPTKPRRVNFITLSSPQTNDKGDS; encoded by the exons ATGGCTACAAAGAAAATCAGAAGAGAAACAAGGATTAATAGAATTAGAGAACAGAGACAAAAAGAATTAGCTGAAACTGCTAAAACAATTGACTCCAAGATAGCACAAACAGCATATAAAGA AGGCCATTTGGAAGACATTTATGATCTCTGTTGGTCTAATTCAACTCATCTCATATCAGGATCAGTTGATAACACTGCTATAGTATGGAATGTATCTACAG GAGATAAGTTAGCTATATTAAAGGAAAGTCATCATTACATACAAGGTGTAGCTTGGGATCCTAGTGATGGTTGCCTAGCAACCTTAGGAACTGACAG aACACTTCGTATTTATAGAACAACAAAAGACAAGTTCAAATGTGTTCATAGTATTGATAAATTCAATGAT CTTGAGGGCCTGAAGTCAACCAGAATGTTTCACGatgaaacattt tcttcattttttaGACGTCTTACATTTTCTCCTGATGGAAATATTCTGGTAGCCCCTG GAGGTAAAGTTGAATTTACTGACCAAACTATTAATGTAACATGGATCTTTTCAAAGAGCAGTTTTCCAAA TTTGCCTTATCGTATGATATTTGCTGTTGTAACTCTTAATAAAGTACTGCTTTATGACACTTATCAA CCACACCCATTGGGTTATATCGCTGATATACATTACACATCTCTCACAGATGCTACCTG GTCTAAGGATGGTCTCTTACTGGCCATATCATCTTCTGATGGCTATTGTACAATTATTGGTTTTGATGAGAATGAACTTGGAACACCTTTAGTTGAAGAAAAACACCCTCAGAGCTCGCCAGTTTTAAATATAGTGCAGTCACCATCATGTGAAGACACACCTACCTCTCACCAAACACCCACTGTTACACCCTCTAGAAGGATCACTCCCATACCAGTTGATAAACCAATTACTAGTTTATCAACTCCTCCTCATATTAAGGAGCCAACAAAACCTCGAAGAGTTAATTTTATAACCTTGTCTTCACCTCAAACTAATGACAAAGGTGACAGTTAA